One window of Dysgonomonas mossii genomic DNA carries:
- the rplI gene encoding 50S ribosomal protein L9 has protein sequence MQVILKEDILNLGYKDEVVTVKDGYGRNYLIPQGKAVIASESAKKVLAENLRQRAHKLEKIKQDAQDLAAKLEGISLTIGAKTSSTGTIFGSVTNIQIAEALEKLGYNVDRKIILIKEAVKEVGSYKAIAKLHKEVSVEIPFEVVSE, from the coding sequence ATGCAAGTTATATTAAAAGAAGACATCCTTAACTTAGGATATAAAGATGAAGTCGTAACTGTAAAAGACGGTTATGGACGTAACTACCTTATTCCCCAAGGTAAAGCTGTGATAGCATCAGAGTCTGCAAAGAAAGTATTAGCTGAAAACCTAAGACAACGCGCTCACAAACTTGAGAAAATCAAACAAGATGCTCAGGATTTGGCTGCTAAGTTGGAAGGAATTTCACTTACTATTGGTGCAAAAACAAGTTCTACAGGTACTATCTTCGGTTCTGTAACTAATATTCAAATAGCAGAAGCTCTTGAAAAATTAGGCTACAATGTAGATAGAAAAATTATTCTTATCAAAGAAGCTGTGAAAGAAGTAGGTAGCTACAAAGCTATCGCTAAACTTCACAAAGAAGTTTCTGTAGAAATACCTTTCGAAGTAGTTTCTGAATAA
- the rpsR gene encoding 30S ribosomal protein S18, translating to MAQQSEIRYLTPPSVDVKKKKYCRFKKNGIKYIDYKDPEFLKKFLNEQGKILPRRITGTSLKFQRRVAQAVKRARHLALLPYVTDLMK from the coding sequence ATGGCACAACAATCAGAAATCAGATATTTGACTCCGCCTTCAGTTGATGTGAAGAAAAAGAAATATTGCCGTTTCAAAAAGAATGGTATTAAATACATCGACTACAAAGACCCTGAGTTTTTAAAGAAATTCCTTAACGAACAAGGAAAAATTCTTCCTCGTCGTATTACAGGTACATCATTGAAATTCCAACGTCGTGTTGCACAAGCTGTAAAGAGAGCTCGCCATTTGGCTTTGCTTCCTTACGTAACAGACTTAATGAAATAA